The genomic region CCTAAGCCAGTGATAAGAAACCACAATCAAGCGATCGCCGACTTCTCCTTTACGAGCCGCAGCCCCATTCAAACAGACTTCTTTGCTCCCCCACTCGCCCTTGATGACGTAAGTTTCAAAACGCTCACCATTTTCTAAGTTATAAACCCAGATGCTCTCAAAAGGCTCAAGGCCAGCGGCAATCATAAAACGAGGATCAAGGGTAAGACTCCCTTCGTATTCTAAATTTTTTGCCGTAACCCGCACCGTATGTAATTTTGAACGTAAAAATTTGCGCCACATAGACTTAAGGTTCAATAATCATGTTGTCTATTAACCGAGCCTTGCCTATAAATACGGCTAGAGCTAGAAGAGTTGGCTCAGTAATCTCCCTTACTTCTATTAGGTGTTCTGGGTCTCTAAATTCGATATAGTCCACTTTAGTATAAGGATGAGACAAGATAAATTCTTCGAGCTCCTTTTGCAAAATATTTGTATCCTTTAATCCCTTTTTTACCTTCTCTTTTGCTAAGCAAAGGGCCTTGTATAAGCAAACTGCTGACTTTCTTTCCTCAGGGGAGAGATAGATATTTCGCGAGCTCATGGCCAGGCCATCTTTTTCGCGCACAATAGGATGGCCAACTATCTCCACATCAAGGTTTAAATCTGCAATCATGCGTTTAACAACTAAAAACTGCTGATAATCTTTTAAGCCAAAAACCGCTAAATGGGGCTTTACAATATTAAAGAGTTTGAGACAAACGGTAGCCACTCCTTTAAAGTGCCCCGGGCGCTTGGCCCCACACAAAGGCTTACTAAGCTCGGTTACCTCTACATAAGTCTGGTAAACTTGAGGATACATATCCTTGGCATTAGGAGCAAAGACTACGTCCACCCCCACTTCTTGAGCAAGGCTGGCATCTCGTTCAAGGTCTCGCGGATATTCTTTTAAGTCTTCCTGAGGGCCAAATTGTATAGGATTTACAAAAATGCTTACCACTACCTTATTCGCCAGGGTTTTAGCCTTGCGCATAAGAGCAAGATGCCCTTCATGAAAATATCCCATAGTGGGTACCAAGGCAATTCTTACCCCGTTTTTGCGAGCGTTTTCGCTCCAGATCTTCATTTGTGAAACTTCTTTTATTAGTCGAATGGTTACCCTCCTTGATCTACCAAAGTCTTTTCTTCAATCCATACGGGCAACAAGTCTATAATAATATTTTGAAGTTCTTCAAATTTCCACTTCTTATTTTCAAAAGATCGAGCTTTCTCCCACCAGGAAAGTCTTCCATCTCCATTGTCATCTTCATACAAAAAATAAAGTTTCTGGCTAGTGGGTTCCTCTCCCCAGATAGTTAATCTTTTATAACCTGATAAATCTTCCCACAGAGAAACCCGCACCAATATTCCAGACAATCTAAAAGACCACTCTCCCCACCAGGGAAATAAAAGATTTGGCTGATTAATGGAAACAAGATTTTTCATAATTTCAAATAGAGGTTTTTGAGCATCAAAAATCAAAACTGGGGTTCCCTTTTTTACCAGCTTATAAAGATCTGCTACGTCTTTGTCTTCCATAGCTACGCAACCGAAAGTCCAGTCTCTTACAAGTTTGCCTTTTTTTAACCTCCAAATACCTCCTCCGTGGATACCCAAACCAAAACCTAAAGGACATTTGGGGTCTGGCGTCTTTTTAAAATACGCCTTAAGGCAACGCTTATAAGCCTCATCATCAAGTCGATGCTCCCAATACGCTAGATTTATGTCTTTCAAGTTTGGGTAAGAAATAGCTAAAAAAAGACCGTATTTACGGGACGGCCTTTTTTCAGTAATAAAATACAAACCCTCAGGAGTTGCTCCATCTCCTTGGCGAGTTTTAGGGGCCTCAGGATTCCAACCTAAAGAAATAGGATAGGCTTTTATAATATGATCGTTTTCATAAACATAAAGAGTTCGTGAATACTTTTCTATTACTATCAGACGAAAAGCTTTGGCTTCAAAAAATCCAAAAAACAACAAAATTGAAAGATAAAAAGTTAATTTCAAACCTATTTTTGGCAAAACCTTCTCCTTTCGTCAAAAATAATTTAGCATTTTGTTCAATTTTATATTACATTTTATTCGACAAAAAACATGAGGAGGTAAACTTATGAAGAAAAAGTTAATGGCCTTAATAATGGCAGTGTCCTTTATTGGAGCATCCAGCGGTTCTGTTTTGGCAGCTAAGTCTTGTAAAGGTATAGTAAAAGAGTTCGATGGAAAAGTCATGGTCATTAAAATCGAGGGCAAATGTAAGGTTGAGCCTGGAACTAAAGTAAAAATAAAACCTAAGAAAAAGGCTGCCATAGAAGGTTGTTAGTTTAAGGGGGCTTAAGCCCCCTTAAGTAATTTTTCAAAAAGTTGTCCTGCCTCTTTAATTACAGGAGTATTGTCTGGTAATTCAAGAAGAGATTGACGATTTATTTCTGCTTCAAAAATTTCCGGGCTTTCTTTTAAGTATCCTAAAAATGTCATCCCCTTTTCGTGACATACTTGTTTTACATAGTCATCAAGAACTTCGGGGATTTCCTGGGGGGCTCTGTTAACCAAAAGCCATATTTCTTTGACATCGAGCTGAAGGGGTTTGATAAGCTCTGCAATACGTCCAGCCGTCATAACCCCACGTGAAGAAGCATCTGAAACAATCAAGAGCTTATTTATCTTCCTAAGATTCATACGAGAAAGATGTTCCATGCCAGCTTCGTTATCGGTTATCACGTAAGCATAATTTTTAAGGAGCTTTTCTAAGGCCTGGGATAAAAAAGAATGGGCGGCACAATAACAGCCAGGGCCCTCAGGCTGCCCCATAACGAGAAGGTCAAAATCGTCTGTTTCGATAATGGCTTCATTTAGCCTCATTTCTATAAAATCACCGCGGGCCATATTATCTGGCACTGAGGAACGTAACTCGTCTTTTATTTCACCAAGAGTAACTTCTACCTGGAGTCCGAGAAGTTCATTCAAATTGGCGTTAGGATCAGCATCTACGGCTAGTATAGGTGTGCGGCCAGTTTCCGTTAGATAACGTATCAAAAGGGCAGCGGTGGTTGTTTTACCGGTACCGCCTTTTCCTGCCAAGGCAATAACTTGAGACACTACCCCTCCTTATTTTTATGTCTATCTTTAAAAAGTTTATAATTGATACTATCAACAAGGGCCCTACAGCTGGCCTCAATTACGTCGTGAGAAACGCCTACTGTTCCCCATACTTCATGGTTATCTCTTGAAAAAATAAGCACCCTCACTTTGGCCGCTGTCCCTGGTTTGCCCGGAAGTACTCTCACTTTATAATCAGCCAAGGCCATTTCTTTAAGCTGTGGATAAAATCTGCCTATGGCCTTACGAATAGCGTTATCAAGAGCATTAACCGGCCCGTTACCACTTGCCGCCGTATGCTCAATTACCCCTACCCCAGGCGGTACTCGTATCATCACAGTGGCCTCTACCAATGGCAAACCATCTTCTGTGCTCTTCATGTCAAGTACACGATAGCCCAATAATTCAAAATACTGCTTTGGTTCTCCAATTAGGCGATACATAAGCAATTCAAGAGAAGCCTCTGCTGCTTCAAACTGGTAACCTTCGGATTCTAGTTTTTTAACCTCAGCCACAATGTTGGCCAGCATGGGGTCATCAGGCTCAAGCCTTATGCCAAATTCCTTGGCCTTATACAAGATATTGCTACGGCCAGAAAGATCCGAAACAAGAATACGACGCACATTACCCACCAGCTCAGGTTCGATGTGCTCATAAGTACGGGGATGACGCATTACCGCGGAAACATGAACCCCTCCCTTGTGGGCAAAAGCACTATGCCCAACGTAAGGCAAATAAGATGGATGAGGAATGTTGGCCACCTCACATACGTAACGGGAAACTTCTGTGAGCCGGTGTAAATAATTTTTGGACTGGGCTTCATAACCCATTTTCAAGACTAAATTGGGTATCAAGGAACATAAGTTGGCATTTCCGCAGCGCTCACCAAAACCGTTGATGGTACCCTGCACCTGAATAACGCCTTCAAGCACGGCCATCAAAGAGTTCGCTACTGCACATTCAGAATCATTATGGGCGTGAATACCGAGGGAAACTCCTTTCCCAAGACGTTTCTTTACTTCTTTTATGATCTCTACGATTTCGTGAGGAAGGGTGCCCCCGTTAGTATCACAAAGCACTAATACATCTGCTCCAGCTGCCTGAGCTCTTTTGAGAGTCTCACAGGCATAGTCCTTATCAGCTTTAAAGCCATCAAAGAAATGTTCCGCATCGTAAAAAAGTTTCTCGCAATGGGGCTTAAGATAGGCTACCGAAGCTTCGATAATTTCAAGGTTGCGCTCAAGGGTTGTTTTAAGAGCTTCTTTTACATGAATATCCCAGCTTTTACCAAAAATAGTAATAACTGGCGTACGGGCTTCAATAAGAGCCTGTAAATTAGGATCATCTTCTGGATTTTTACGAGGATGGTGAGTACTCCCAAAAGCAGCCAGTTTGGCGTGTTTAAAGTTAAGGTCTCTCACTTCTTTGAAAAATCTAGCATCTTTGGGATTAGACCCAGGCCAGCCACCTTCAATATAATCTATGCCAAGTTCATCAAGCTTTTGAGCTACTCTCAGTTTATCTTCCACTGAAAGAGTGAAATACTCAGCCTGGGTACCGTCACGCAAGGTTGTATCGTAAAATTCAATTCTTTTGGCCATGCTAACCTCACTAAAGGGTTTCTTCTTCCGGGGCCCTGTCTAAACCAAAGGCCTCATGCAGTGCCCTTACAGCCAATTCTGTGTATTTTTCGTCTATCACACAGGAAACTTTGATTTCTGAAGTAGAAATCATGTGAATGTTTATACCGTGATCCGCCAGTACTTGAAACATCTTGGCCGCCACACCTGGATGAGCTCGCATACCAGCTCCCACAATGGAAACTTTGGCAATATCTTCGTCTCCTTCTATTTTTTCAATGCTTAGTTCAGGGGCAAGTTTATCAACCAGCTTAAGAGTGGCTTTGTAATCAGTCTTAGGGACGGTAAAAGTCATGTCCGCTCTGCCATCAGGACGCCCTGTTTGAATAATCATATCGACTACAATACCGGCATCCGCAATAGTCCCAAATATTTTGGCAGCCAGGCCGGGCCTGTCTGGCACACCGTAAAGCGAAATACGGGCTTCATTGCGATTATAAGCTACGCCTGAAACAAGGACTTTTTCCATGGATTCATCCTCCTCCACCACCATGGTGCCCGGCTCGTCGGTAAAACTTGAGCGCACATGAACCGGCACACCATAAATTTTAGCAAACTCAACAGAGCGAATCTCAAGAACCTTGGCCCCCATACTAGCCAGCTCAAGCATTTCTTCATAAGAAATTTTCTCTATTTTTCGGGCCTTAGGCACTATGCGGGGGTCTGCTGTATAAACACCATCAACGTCTGTAAATATTTCACAAACATCTGCTCCAAGGGCAGCGGCAATGGCCACGGCCGTGGTGTCAGAACCACCTCGACCCAATGTAGTTATATCACCTGAATCGGTAATACCTTGAAAACCAGCTATTATGAGTATGTTACCATTAGCAATTTCTTCTTTTAACCTTGCAGTGGCTACGTCTCGGATGCGGGCCTTACCGAAAAGTTCGTCTGTCTTAATGGGAATCTGAAAAGCAAGAAGTGCTTTGGCCGAATACCCCATGGCATTTAAGGCCATAGCCAAAAGGGCAGAAGAGACCTGTTCTCCTGTGGATACCAGCATATCTAGTTCTCTGGGGCTTGGTTCTTCTACCAGGTTGTAGGCCAGTTTTAGTAAACGATCCGTCTCGCCAGCCATGGCTGAGACCACTACCACTACGTCGTGCCCTTCGTCACGATATCTGGCAATGCGCCTAGCTACGTTTCTAATCCGGTCAAGATCACCAACCGAAGTACCGCCGTATTTCTGAACTACGAGCATTTCTAATCATCCTCCTTTTTACCTCGCCAGACTGGATCTTCACCAAAGTGTAAAAACCACCAATCCTCAGCGTCTGCCCCTTGATCATTGGGGCGCAGGTCAATGCGATAATGTTCACAGTAATCCATTAACAAATGGTAGGCCTCATTTAACCGCTGCATGGCCTGAGTATCCCCCTTTTTATCAGGGTGAAACTCAGCTGCAAGCTTCCGATACCGAGCTCTTATCTCTGCTCGCGTAGTTTGCAAAGGAAGTTTTAGCAACTTCCGTGCTTCTTCTATTTTTTGCCACTTATTTCTGGCCATATTTCTCTCTCATTTAACCCGTTGAAATTTAACCTATTTTAGAAAAATTGACTAATCCTATGTTGGTGTTTTTGGGGACAGGCAAATTTTAGCCTCCGCTACAACATGCCGATATAAGGGACAGGCAAAAAATTTTAAATTTTAAGGAGGTCTCTTATGCCACGTATCCCACGTTTTTTCATGAATGATCCACGAGCCGCTTATCATGTAATTTCACGCACCGCCCTACCCGGCCACGATGTCCTCGGCTATGAAGAAAAAGAACACTTGCTCCATCTTATAAGCTGGCTCTCGCAGGTCTATTTTGTCGAAGTCTATGGCTTTGCCATTATGGGCAATCACTTCCATCTCCTCTGCCGCATGCTCCCTGAAAACCAGTTCTCTGACGAAGAAGTAAAACGCCGTA from Thermodesulfatator indicus DSM 15286 harbors:
- the panD gene encoding aspartate 1-decarboxylase, with the translated sequence MWRKFLRSKLHTVRVTAKNLEYEGSLTLDPRFMIAAGLEPFESIWVYNLENGERFETYVIKGEWGSKEVCLNGAAARKGEVGDRLIVVSYHWLRPEEIERASVRLVYVDNDNNILQEKDLPVKE
- the panC gene encoding pantoate--beta-alanine ligase, giving the protein MRLIKEVSQMKIWSENARKNGVRIALVPTMGYFHEGHLALMRKAKTLANKVVVSIFVNPIQFGPQEDLKEYPRDLERDASLAQEVGVDVVFAPNAKDMYPQVYQTYVEVTELSKPLCGAKRPGHFKGVATVCLKLFNIVKPHLAVFGLKDYQQFLVVKRMIADLNLDVEIVGHPIVREKDGLAMSSRNIYLSPEERKSAVCLYKALCLAKEKVKKGLKDTNILQKELEEFILSHPYTKVDYIEFRDPEHLIEVREITEPTLLALAVFIGKARLIDNMIIEP
- a CDS encoding L,D-transpeptidase family protein; amino-acid sequence: MPKIGLKLTFYLSILLFFGFFEAKAFRLIVIEKYSRTLYVYENDHIIKAYPISLGWNPEAPKTRQGDGATPEGLYFITEKRPSRKYGLFLAISYPNLKDINLAYWEHRLDDEAYKRCLKAYFKKTPDPKCPLGFGLGIHGGGIWRLKKGKLVRDWTFGCVAMEDKDVADLYKLVKKGTPVLIFDAQKPLFEIMKNLVSINQPNLLFPWWGEWSFRLSGILVRVSLWEDLSGYKRLTIWGEEPTSQKLYFLYEDDNGDGRLSWWEKARSFENKKWKFEELQNIIIDLLPVWIEEKTLVDQGG
- the extJ gene encoding selenite/tellurite reduction operon protein ExtJ, with amino-acid sequence MKKKLMALIMAVSFIGASSGSVLAAKSCKGIVKEFDGKVMVIKIEGKCKVEPGTKVKIKPKKKAAIEGC
- a CDS encoding AAA family ATPase, with translation MSQVIALAGKGGTGKTTTAALLIRYLTETGRTPILAVDADPNANLNELLGLQVEVTLGEIKDELRSSVPDNMARGDFIEMRLNEAIIETDDFDLLVMGQPEGPGCYCAAHSFLSQALEKLLKNYAYVITDNEAGMEHLSRMNLRKINKLLIVSDASSRGVMTAGRIAELIKPLQLDVKEIWLLVNRAPQEIPEVLDDYVKQVCHEKGMTFLGYLKESPEIFEAEINRQSLLELPDNTPVIKEAGQLFEKLLKGA
- the cimA gene encoding citramalate synthase codes for the protein MAKRIEFYDTTLRDGTQAEYFTLSVEDKLRVAQKLDELGIDYIEGGWPGSNPKDARFFKEVRDLNFKHAKLAAFGSTHHPRKNPEDDPNLQALIEARTPVITIFGKSWDIHVKEALKTTLERNLEIIEASVAYLKPHCEKLFYDAEHFFDGFKADKDYACETLKRAQAAGADVLVLCDTNGGTLPHEIVEIIKEVKKRLGKGVSLGIHAHNDSECAVANSLMAVLEGVIQVQGTINGFGERCGNANLCSLIPNLVLKMGYEAQSKNYLHRLTEVSRYVCEVANIPHPSYLPYVGHSAFAHKGGVHVSAVMRHPRTYEHIEPELVGNVRRILVSDLSGRSNILYKAKEFGIRLEPDDPMLANIVAEVKKLESEGYQFEAAEASLELLMYRLIGEPKQYFELLGYRVLDMKSTEDGLPLVEATVMIRVPPGVGVIEHTAASGNGPVNALDNAIRKAIGRFYPQLKEMALADYKVRVLPGKPGTAAKVRVLIFSRDNHEVWGTVGVSHDVIEASCRALVDSINYKLFKDRHKNKEG
- a CDS encoding aspartate kinase, giving the protein MLVVQKYGGTSVGDLDRIRNVARRIARYRDEGHDVVVVVSAMAGETDRLLKLAYNLVEEPSPRELDMLVSTGEQVSSALLAMALNAMGYSAKALLAFQIPIKTDELFGKARIRDVATARLKEEIANGNILIIAGFQGITDSGDITTLGRGGSDTTAVAIAAALGADVCEIFTDVDGVYTADPRIVPKARKIEKISYEEMLELASMGAKVLEIRSVEFAKIYGVPVHVRSSFTDEPGTMVVEEDESMEKVLVSGVAYNRNEARISLYGVPDRPGLAAKIFGTIADAGIVVDMIIQTGRPDGRADMTFTVPKTDYKATLKLVDKLAPELSIEKIEGDEDIAKVSIVGAGMRAHPGVAAKMFQVLADHGINIHMISTSEIKVSCVIDEKYTELAVRALHEAFGLDRAPEEETL
- a CDS encoding J domain-containing protein, whose amino-acid sequence is MARNKWQKIEEARKLLKLPLQTTRAEIRARYRKLAAEFHPDKKGDTQAMQRLNEAYHLLMDYCEHYRIDLRPNDQGADAEDWWFLHFGEDPVWRGKKEDD